From one Sphingomonas sp. BT-65 genomic stretch:
- a CDS encoding chorismate mutase: MSDETLQRYRQSIDRIDAALVFLLAERFQITQAVGRHKAETGLPPADPGREERQIARLRELAAQADLDPEFSEKFLRFIIDEVIRHHARLQGHDAG; this comes from the coding sequence ATGAGCGACGAGACGCTGCAACGCTATCGCCAGAGCATCGACCGGATCGACGCCGCGCTCGTCTTCCTGCTCGCCGAGCGCTTCCAGATCACTCAGGCGGTGGGGCGCCACAAGGCCGAGACCGGGCTGCCGCCCGCCGATCCGGGGCGCGAGGAACGCCAGATCGCGCGGCTGCGCGAGCTGGCGGCGCAGGCCGACCTCGATCCCGAATTCTCCGAGAAGTTCCTACGCTTCATCATCGACGAGGTGATCCGCCACCATGCGCGGCTGCAGGGTCACGACGCCGGCTGA
- a CDS encoding TonB-dependent receptor: MRRAAWMVTGLIATVAPTAMAAAQQAPASAQEGTPPAPDASGDVGEEIEGEEVVVTGQLRGAVPGDVKPEVILNPADIRAYGASNVGELIEQLAPQLGSGAGRGGEQPVILLSGRRSSLNEVRQLPPEAIERMDILPEEAALRYGYGATQKVINFVLRRRFQAITAEIQGETPTAGGNSGVDAEMSILKLNRDGRVQINVEYDQNSGILESERGVSRSSTSLFDTRGNITGFNGGEIDPALSAAAGTLVTVAGVPDGAAGGPQSLGAFAANANRANVNGPSAYRTLVSPQRELVIGGLVSRTLSPTVRATANVRLEARQSESLLGLPTATLELPTGNPFSPFTTDVQLLRYLDNLGPLTRSDDRKNLQGQFSINGDGSPWSSKWNWSVTGDYNRNWSETHTTRGVDVRGAQALLDAGDPAFNPFAPLPLSALAIRPSDISRSESSRAQVDMLTNGALFRMPAGEVNTSLRVAGSMSDLSSSSLRSGVFRAGDISRDIATARGNISVPIANRNAGVLSALGNLSVTANFEVNHLSDFGRLTASGYGVNWNPINEIRLIANWTFDRSAPEPGQLGDPVITTPNVRTFDYVRGETVDITRITGGNPLLRADRSRVMRLGAQIRPLSDVDLSIDASYTRRRFRDETQNFPGATAETEAAFPERFVRDGSGRLLSIDARPVNYSSSQRSQFSWGINFGVSLPSPAQKRRQAEFAAFREAMAESRRTGEPLPPEMVARADEFRRMGQQSVFGGNQRGRQAEGQRQDQGQRAGEGQGESRGPGPGAGRGGGRFGGPGGGGGRFGGGGGGGGGNRLNLSVRHTWLIEDKAVIRPGLPAIDRLNGETTRPAHLVEARSNLRFDWLRASMIGNWRSASQRTIGPLGSTSRLDYASLATLNLEVGIRPADYRDLGRKHLWLRNTQVELGVVNLFDARQRVTDENGVTPAAFAPNILDPTGRVVRLSIRKQLF, translated from the coding sequence ATGCGGCGCGCGGCGTGGATGGTAACGGGGTTGATCGCCACGGTGGCGCCCACGGCGATGGCCGCTGCGCAGCAGGCGCCGGCATCGGCACAGGAAGGGACACCTCCCGCTCCGGACGCCAGCGGCGACGTGGGGGAGGAGATCGAAGGCGAGGAGGTCGTCGTCACCGGCCAGCTGCGCGGCGCGGTGCCGGGCGACGTCAAGCCGGAGGTTATCCTCAATCCGGCCGACATCCGTGCCTATGGTGCGTCGAACGTCGGCGAGCTGATCGAGCAGCTCGCGCCGCAGCTCGGCAGCGGCGCCGGGCGCGGCGGCGAGCAGCCAGTGATCCTGCTGAGCGGGCGGCGGTCGAGCCTCAACGAAGTGCGCCAGCTCCCGCCCGAGGCGATCGAGCGCATGGACATCCTGCCCGAGGAAGCCGCGCTCCGCTATGGCTATGGCGCCACGCAGAAAGTGATCAACTTCGTGCTGCGGCGGCGTTTCCAGGCGATCACGGCCGAAATCCAGGGTGAGACGCCGACCGCCGGAGGCAATTCCGGCGTCGATGCCGAGATGAGCATCCTCAAGCTCAATCGCGATGGCCGGGTGCAGATCAACGTCGAATATGACCAGAATTCGGGGATATTGGAGAGCGAACGCGGCGTCTCGCGTTCGTCGACCTCGCTGTTCGACACACGGGGCAACATCACCGGCTTCAACGGCGGCGAGATCGATCCGGCGCTGAGCGCGGCCGCGGGAACGCTGGTGACGGTCGCGGGCGTGCCCGATGGCGCCGCAGGCGGTCCACAAAGCCTTGGCGCATTCGCCGCCAATGCCAACCGCGCCAATGTGAACGGCCCCTCCGCCTACCGAACCCTGGTGAGCCCGCAGCGCGAGCTCGTCATCGGCGGTCTCGTCAGCCGGACGCTGTCGCCCACGGTCCGTGCGACGGCGAACGTGCGCCTGGAAGCGCGGCAGAGCGAATCGCTGCTCGGCCTGCCGACCGCGACGCTGGAGCTCCCTACGGGCAATCCCTTCTCGCCCTTCACCACCGATGTGCAGCTGCTGCGCTATCTCGACAATCTGGGGCCGCTGACGCGATCGGACGACCGCAAGAACTTGCAGGGCCAGTTCAGCATCAATGGCGATGGCTCGCCCTGGTCGAGCAAATGGAACTGGTCGGTCACCGGCGACTACAACCGCAACTGGTCGGAAACGCACACCACGCGGGGCGTGGACGTGCGCGGCGCGCAGGCGCTGCTCGACGCAGGCGATCCCGCGTTCAACCCGTTTGCGCCGCTTCCGCTGAGCGCGCTCGCGATCCGGCCATCGGACATCAGCCGCTCGGAATCGAGCCGGGCGCAAGTCGACATGCTTACCAACGGAGCGCTGTTCCGGATGCCGGCGGGCGAGGTCAATACCAGCCTCCGCGTCGCGGGAAGCATGAGCGACCTGTCCAGCAGCTCGCTTCGTTCAGGCGTGTTCCGCGCGGGGGATATCTCGCGCGATATTGCGACCGCGCGGGGCAACATCAGCGTGCCGATCGCCAACCGGAATGCGGGCGTGTTGAGCGCGCTCGGCAATCTTTCGGTGACCGCGAATTTCGAGGTTAACCACCTCTCCGATTTCGGCAGGCTGACCGCTTCGGGCTATGGCGTGAACTGGAATCCGATCAACGAGATCCGGCTGATCGCCAACTGGACCTTCGACCGCTCCGCGCCAGAGCCCGGACAGCTCGGCGATCCGGTGATCACGACGCCGAACGTGCGGACGTTCGATTACGTGCGCGGCGAAACCGTCGACATCACCCGTATCACCGGCGGCAATCCGCTGCTGCGCGCCGACCGCAGCAGGGTCATGCGGCTTGGCGCCCAGATTCGTCCGTTGTCGGATGTCGATCTCAGCATCGATGCCAGCTACACGCGGCGACGTTTCCGTGACGAGACCCAGAACTTCCCGGGTGCCACTGCGGAGACCGAGGCGGCGTTCCCCGAGCGGTTCGTCCGTGACGGTTCCGGCCGATTGCTCAGCATCGATGCACGGCCGGTCAACTACAGCAGTTCGCAACGGTCCCAGTTCAGCTGGGGGATCAATTTCGGCGTGTCGCTGCCCTCGCCGGCCCAGAAGCGCCGACAGGCGGAGTTCGCCGCGTTCCGCGAGGCAATGGCGGAGTCACGGCGCACTGGTGAGCCGCTGCCGCCCGAAATGGTGGCGCGCGCTGACGAGTTCCGCCGTATGGGGCAGCAAAGTGTGTTCGGCGGCAACCAACGCGGGCGCCAGGCCGAAGGGCAACGCCAGGATCAAGGCCAACGCGCAGGCGAAGGGCAAGGTGAAAGCCGTGGCCCGGGGCCGGGCGCGGGCCGCGGCGGCGGTCGCTTCGGCGGGCCCGGCGGTGGTGGTGGTCGCTTCGGCGGCGGTGGGGGCGGTGGTGGCGGCAACCGGTTGAATCTCAGCGTCAGGCACACCTGGCTGATCGAGGACAAGGCAGTGATCCGGCCCGGACTGCCCGCGATCGACCGGCTGAACGGTGAGACGACACGGCCGGCGCATCTGGTGGAAGCGCGGTCCAATCTGCGCTTCGACTGGCTTCGCGCCTCGATGATCGGGAACTGGCGCAGCGCCTCGCAGCGCACCATCGGGCCGCTCGGCAGCACGTCGCGGTTGGATTATGCCAGCTTGGCGACGCTCAATCTCGAGGTCGGGATCCGGCCTGCCGACTATCGCGATCTCGGCCGCAAGCACCTCTGGCTGCGCAACACCCAGGTCGAGCTCGGCGTGGTCAACCTGTTCGACGCGCGTCAGCGGGTGACCGACGAGAACGGCGTGACCCCGGCCGCGTTCGCGCCGAACATCCTCGATCCGACCGGCCGGGTAGTCCGGCTGTCAATCCGCAAGCAGCTGTTCTGA
- a CDS encoding flagellar motor protein MotB: MTARAPHAAKLPPKIIVKKIYVEGGGGHHGGAWKVAYADFVTAMMAFFLLMWLLGATNEKQRKALADYFAPTLIEFKQNSAGSNGLLGGDALQGKDNYPTMAKQTGTRSMTIPAGAAGGDRVGTGEKGSLKDKEAMDAADRKGFAKMKAEIERRIKTTPGLAKLGKHVRFVPTRDGMRIDLMDNADYSMFALGTTSFVPEAAKLVAMVAESVAQSENPIMIRGHTDSLGYGDPQNMNNWMLSSARSEETRRRLAAGGVAEPRFERIEGVADREPLIKTDPADPRNRRVAITLLYRKSKLDR; this comes from the coding sequence ATGACGGCCAGGGCGCCACATGCGGCGAAGCTGCCGCCCAAGATCATCGTCAAGAAGATCTATGTCGAGGGTGGCGGCGGCCATCACGGCGGCGCGTGGAAGGTCGCCTATGCCGACTTCGTCACCGCGATGATGGCGTTCTTCCTGCTGATGTGGCTGCTCGGCGCGACCAACGAGAAGCAGCGCAAGGCGCTCGCCGACTATTTCGCGCCCACGCTGATCGAGTTCAAGCAGAACAGCGCCGGCTCCAACGGCCTGCTCGGCGGCGACGCGCTGCAGGGCAAGGACAATTACCCGACCATGGCCAAGCAGACCGGCACGCGATCGATGACGATCCCCGCCGGCGCGGCGGGCGGCGATCGCGTCGGCACCGGCGAGAAGGGCAGCCTCAAGGACAAGGAGGCGATGGACGCCGCCGACCGCAAGGGCTTCGCCAAGATGAAGGCGGAGATCGAGCGGCGCATCAAGACCACGCCCGGTCTCGCCAAGCTCGGCAAGCATGTCCGCTTCGTGCCGACGCGCGACGGCATGCGCATCGATCTCATGGACAATGCCGATTATTCGATGTTCGCGCTCGGCACGACCAGCTTCGTGCCCGAGGCGGCGAAGCTCGTCGCGATGGTGGCGGAATCGGTCGCGCAATCGGAGAACCCGATCATGATCCGCGGCCATACCGACAGCCTCGGCTATGGCGACCCGCAGAACATGAACAACTGGATGCTCTCCAGCGCGCGTTCGGAAGAGACCCGCCGCCGCCTCGCCGCGGGCGGCGTCGCCGAGCCCCGCTTCGAGCGGATCGAGGGCGTCGCCGATCGCGAGCCGCTGATCAAGACCGACCCCGCCGATCCGCGCAACCGGCGCGTGGCGATCACGTTGCTCTATCGCAAGAGCAAGCTGGACCGGTAA
- the motA gene encoding flagellar motor stator protein MotA: MFPAIGFVVLIAMVFGGFAITGGALEPVLHALPHEMLIIGGAALGALIIGNSGRELKALGGGFMKVLKGPKYKKQDYLDVIFLVSKLMKMLRVDGPIALEPHVEDPKSSAIFAEYPRLLADKTLVNLISDTLRLVVVSSGTLDVHAVEEVMDNAIKTHHHEVEEPQHALQGLADALPALGIVAAVLGVVKTMGSIDKPPAILGAMIGSALVGTFLGVLLAYGLVGPLAGRLKQIIDADAAIYHTVKQIIIASLHGHPQPLVIEAARSGIAHHNQPGFAEVFDGLRGR; the protein is encoded by the coding sequence ATGTTTCCAGCAATCGGTTTCGTCGTCCTCATCGCCATGGTGTTCGGCGGCTTCGCCATCACCGGCGGCGCGCTCGAGCCCGTGCTTCACGCACTTCCACACGAGATGCTGATCATCGGCGGTGCTGCCCTCGGCGCGCTGATCATCGGCAATAGCGGCCGCGAGCTGAAAGCGCTCGGCGGCGGTTTCATGAAGGTGCTCAAGGGCCCCAAATACAAGAAGCAGGATTATCTCGACGTCATCTTCCTTGTCAGCAAGCTGATGAAGATGCTGCGCGTCGACGGCCCGATCGCGCTCGAACCGCATGTCGAGGATCCCAAATCCTCCGCCATCTTCGCCGAGTATCCCCGCCTGCTCGCCGACAAGACTTTGGTCAACCTGATCTCCGACACGCTGCGCCTCGTCGTCGTCTCGTCGGGCACGCTCGACGTGCACGCGGTCGAGGAGGTGATGGACAATGCGATCAAGACCCATCACCACGAGGTCGAGGAGCCCCAGCACGCGCTCCAGGGCCTCGCCGACGCGCTGCCGGCGCTCGGCATCGTCGCCGCGGTGCTCGGCGTGGTGAAGACGATGGGCTCGATCGACAAGCCGCCGGCGATCCTCGGCGCGATGATCGGCTCGGCGCTGGTCGGCACCTTCCTCGGCGTGCTGCTCGCCTATGGTCTGGTCGGTCCGCTGGCGGGGCGTCTCAAGCAGATCATCGACGCCGACGCCGCGATCTACCACACGGTCAAGCAGATCATCATCGCCTCGCTCCACGGCCATCCGCAGCCGTTGGTGATCGAGGCCGCGCGCTCGGGCATCGCACACCACAACCAGCCGGGCTTCGCCGAAGTGTTCGACGGCCTGCGCGGTAGGTAA
- a CDS encoding flagellin, translated as MRVTTTQTYDRPSLLMRSLTSQADRLQIQIATGKKILAPSDSASGWQQLSGLKRAASDDGVYGENVKMAQSLLASTDAALETVETQLQRAKAFAIQANSETVTPEGRAAILKEVEAIITDLLGVVNGKDSRGQPLFGGAAGDAAYARQPGGSIAYVGSGEAAPIPVGDGVEIAATETGARAFGDIPGANGATDMFAILNAFAAALQPSAEPGGVETAMTDLDAALDQLGTTRASVGARAFRMDLEAERLVDVDTAREATRSGLEEIDTSTAIAELQKTLTILQATQASFTKLTGMSLFDYLR; from the coding sequence ATGCGCGTGACGACCACCCAGACCTATGACCGGCCCTCGCTGCTGATGAGGAGCCTGACCAGTCAGGCTGACCGGCTGCAGATCCAGATCGCGACCGGCAAGAAGATCCTCGCGCCGTCGGACAGCGCCTCGGGCTGGCAGCAGCTTTCGGGCCTCAAGCGCGCCGCGTCCGATGACGGTGTGTACGGCGAGAACGTCAAGATGGCGCAATCGCTGCTCGCATCGACCGACGCCGCGCTCGAGACCGTCGAGACCCAGCTCCAGCGCGCCAAGGCCTTCGCCATCCAGGCCAACAGCGAGACGGTGACGCCCGAGGGCCGCGCCGCGATCCTGAAAGAGGTCGAGGCGATCATCACCGACCTGCTCGGCGTGGTGAACGGCAAGGACAGCCGCGGCCAGCCGCTGTTCGGCGGCGCGGCCGGCGATGCTGCCTATGCCCGCCAGCCCGGCGGCTCGATCGCCTATGTCGGCTCGGGCGAGGCCGCACCGATACCCGTCGGCGACGGCGTCGAGATCGCCGCGACCGAGACCGGCGCCCGCGCCTTTGGTGACATTCCAGGCGCGAACGGCGCTACGGACATGTTCGCGATCCTCAACGCCTTCGCCGCCGCGCTCCAGCCCAGCGCGGAGCCCGGCGGGGTCGAGACCGCGATGACCGATCTCGACGCCGCGCTCGACCAGCTCGGCACCACCCGCGCTTCGGTCGGCGCGCGTGCCTTCCGCATGGATCTCGAGGCGGAGCGTCTCGTCGATGTCGACACCGCGCGCGAGGCGACGCGCAGTGGCCTCGAGGAGATCGACACCTCGACCGCGATCGCCGAGCTGCAGAAGACGCTGACGATCCTGCAGGCGACCCAGGCGAGCTTCACCAAGCTCACGGGTATGTCGCTGTTCGATTACCTGCGCTGA
- the flgK gene encoding flagellar hook-associated protein FlgK yields the protein MTDMLSIGASGVRAYQSALTTTSENIANAGTAGYSRRVATLREVAAPSDGSNRVLNGLGVTVTGITRAASDTRNAEVRAAGSDLARSEAGAVWLDRIEGALTGNKLDERLTAFFNAATALAADPSASAPRATTLQAAAGLASAFAGTGAALDGALADLDAGADAMAGQLNTLTASLAKVNSSLGRVAQGTSSQAALLDERDRLLESMSALTDVGVSFDAAGRATVKAGSGGPLLVQGDQAAVATYPRGPGGATSFAVYGIDGSHALSPSGGALAGIAEGAARIADARDALDRIAVDLANGVNAVQAGGEDLDGTAGAAMFSATGASDFKLVLDDPRGIAAAAPGGGERSNGNLANLAALRTDGKFEGKLTTLTTDNASALAGRRSIAEVQSTIRSNAAAARDSLAGVNVDEEAVDLIRFQQAYQASSRVIQVARETLDAIFNIR from the coding sequence ATGACCGACATGCTCTCGATCGGCGCCAGCGGCGTCCGCGCCTATCAGAGCGCGCTGACCACGACGTCGGAGAATATCGCCAACGCCGGCACCGCTGGCTATTCGCGCCGCGTCGCCACGCTGCGTGAGGTCGCCGCGCCGAGCGACGGGTCGAACCGCGTGCTCAACGGCCTCGGCGTCACCGTCACCGGCATCACCCGCGCCGCCAGCGACACCCGCAACGCCGAGGTCCGCGCCGCGGGCTCCGACCTCGCGCGCAGCGAGGCCGGCGCGGTGTGGCTCGACCGGATCGAGGGCGCGCTCACCGGCAACAAGCTCGACGAGCGCCTCACCGCCTTCTTCAATGCTGCAACCGCGCTCGCCGCCGATCCCTCGGCCAGCGCCCCGCGCGCGACCACGCTCCAGGCGGCGGCCGGGCTCGCCAGTGCCTTTGCCGGCACCGGCGCGGCGCTCGACGGTGCGCTCGCCGATCTCGACGCCGGTGCCGATGCGATGGCCGGCCAGCTCAACACGCTCACCGCGAGCCTCGCCAAGGTCAATTCCTCGCTCGGCCGCGTCGCGCAAGGCACCAGTTCGCAGGCGGCTTTGCTCGACGAGCGCGACCGGCTGCTCGAATCGATGAGCGCGCTCACCGATGTTGGCGTCAGCTTCGACGCTGCCGGCCGCGCCACCGTCAAGGCCGGCTCGGGCGGCCCGCTGCTCGTCCAGGGCGATCAGGCCGCGGTCGCGACCTATCCCCGCGGCCCCGGCGGCGCCACCTCCTTCGCCGTCTACGGCATCGACGGCAGCCATGCGCTGAGCCCGAGCGGCGGCGCGCTTGCCGGCATCGCCGAGGGCGCGGCGCGCATCGCCGACGCGCGCGACGCGCTCGACCGCATCGCCGTCGATCTCGCCAATGGCGTCAACGCCGTGCAGGCGGGCGGCGAGGATCTCGACGGCACTGCCGGCGCGGCGATGTTCAGCGCGACCGGCGCATCCGACTTCAAGCTCGTGCTCGACGACCCGCGCGGTATCGCCGCCGCGGCGCCGGGCGGGGGCGAGCGCAGCAACGGCAATCTCGCCAACCTCGCCGCGCTGCGCACCGACGGCAAGTTCGAGGGCAAGCTCACCACGCTCACCACCGACAATGCCAGCGCACTCGCCGGCCGCCGCTCGATCGCCGAGGTACAGTCGACGATCCGCAGCAACGCCGCCGCGGCGCGCGATTCGCTCGCTGGCGTCAATGTCGACGAGGAAGCCGTCGACCTGATCCGCTTCCAGCAAGCCTATCAGGCGTCGAGCCGCGTCATCCAGGTCGCGCGCGAGACGCTCGACGCCATCTTCAACATCCGGTGA
- a CDS encoding rod-binding protein — protein MTQIPAPVSKLSGSVSTDTARLGTRDNLDKAGEQFEAIFTRMMLSSMRKAKLADSLFESQALDQFRDMQDQKLAENMAAHTPIGIGKAMTAFLAKAGDLAPEGKPE, from the coding sequence GTGACCCAGATTCCCGCGCCCGTTTCGAAGCTCTCCGGCAGTGTCTCGACCGACACCGCCCGCCTCGGCACGCGCGACAATCTGGACAAGGCGGGCGAGCAGTTCGAGGCGATCTTCACCAGGATGATGCTGTCCTCGATGCGCAAGGCGAAGCTGGCCGACAGCCTGTTCGAAAGCCAGGCGCTCGACCAGTTCCGCGACATGCAGGACCAGAAGCTCGCCGAGAACATGGCCGCGCACACGCCGATCGGCATCGGCAAGGCGATGACCGCGTTCCTCGCCAAGGCCGGCGACCTGGCCCCGGAAGGTAAGCCCGAATGA
- a CDS encoding flagellar basal body P-ring protein FlgI: MRDMIRFLAALLAAILFAQPVAAERIKDLGAFQGIRSNQLTGYGIVVGLPGTGDDNLEYTVQSMKGVTARFGLALPPGVNPALKNAAVVMITAELPPFAKPGQKLDITVSSMGKAKSLRGGTLVMTPLLGADGQIYAMAQGNLAVGGLGAEGADGSKIVVNIPSSGRIPEGATVERAVETGFADTPYLTYNLARSDFTTAQRVADAINGRFGFGTARAIDGVSVAVTAQPGADARARIMSEIENLPVDAAEAPAKVIVNARTGTVVINSAVRVSPAAVTHGKLTVRIDESQRVSQPAPFSQGETTVEQRSAVGVEEEKRPMFLLEPGPKLADVVKAVNAIGASPADLVAILEALKQAGALKAELIVL, from the coding sequence ATGAGAGACATGATCCGCTTCCTCGCTGCCCTGCTCGCCGCCATCCTGTTCGCCCAGCCCGTTGCGGCCGAGCGGATCAAGGACCTGGGCGCGTTCCAGGGCATCCGCTCGAACCAGCTCACCGGCTACGGCATCGTCGTCGGACTGCCGGGCACGGGCGACGACAATCTCGAATATACCGTCCAGTCCATGAAGGGCGTCACCGCCCGCTTCGGCCTGGCGCTGCCGCCCGGGGTCAACCCGGCGCTCAAGAACGCCGCGGTGGTGATGATCACCGCCGAGCTGCCGCCCTTCGCCAAGCCCGGGCAGAAGCTCGACATCACCGTCTCGTCGATGGGCAAGGCCAAGTCGCTGCGCGGCGGCACGCTGGTGATGACACCGCTGCTCGGTGCCGACGGCCAGATCTATGCGATGGCGCAGGGCAACCTCGCCGTCGGCGGGCTGGGGGCTGAGGGGGCCGACGGCTCGAAGATCGTCGTCAACATCCCGTCCTCGGGCCGCATCCCGGAAGGGGCGACGGTCGAGCGCGCGGTCGAGACCGGCTTCGCCGACACGCCCTATCTCACCTACAACCTCGCCCGCTCGGACTTCACCACCGCGCAGCGCGTGGCGGATGCGATCAACGGCCGCTTCGGCTTCGGCACCGCGCGCGCGATCGACGGCGTGTCGGTCGCGGTGACGGCGCAGCCGGGCGCTGACGCCCGGGCGCGGATCATGAGCGAGATCGAGAATCTCCCGGTCGACGCCGCCGAGGCGCCGGCCAAGGTCATCGTCAACGCGCGCACCGGCACGGTGGTGATCAACTCGGCCGTCCGCGTCAGCCCGGCCGCGGTAACGCATGGTAAACTCACCGTTCGTATTGATGAATCCCAGCGCGTCAGCCAGCCGGCGCCGTTCAGCCAGGGGGAAACCACGGTCGAACAGCGCAGCGCGGTCGGCGTCGAGGAGGAGAAGCGTCCGATGTTCCTGCTGGAGCCTGGTCCCAAGCTTGCCGATGTGGTCAAGGCGGTGAACGCGATCGGCGCGTCGCCGGCCGACCTCGTCGCGATCCTCGAGGCGCTCAAGCAGGCCGGCGCGCTCAAGGCGGAGCTGATCGTCCTGTGA
- a CDS encoding flagellar basal body L-ring protein FlgH — MKFAAGLATGAVIVAVLAFTAQPAKAQLFGGKKPKEDFSVTLPAPAAPVAPANGSIFQASQGYAALHEGTRARRVGDPLTIVLTERTSASKSAGSQLDSGGGFSITPPTTGALSLFKESDASVSGKRNFKGAGSADQANALSGEVSVTVAEVYPNGTMLVQGQKRVTLNRGDEFIQIKGLVRPSDIDANNRIASTRVADARISYTGKGDVARASRQGWLNRFFQVISPF; from the coding sequence ATGAAGTTCGCCGCAGGTCTCGCTACCGGCGCCGTCATCGTCGCCGTGCTCGCCTTCACCGCGCAGCCCGCCAAGGCACAGCTGTTCGGCGGCAAGAAGCCGAAGGAGGACTTCAGCGTCACTCTTCCGGCCCCCGCCGCGCCGGTCGCGCCCGCCAATGGCTCGATCTTCCAGGCGAGCCAGGGCTATGCCGCGCTGCACGAGGGCACGCGCGCGCGCCGCGTCGGCGATCCGCTGACGATCGTGCTGACCGAGCGCACCAGCGCGTCCAAGTCGGCCGGCTCGCAGCTCGACAGCGGCGGCGGCTTCTCGATCACCCCGCCGACCACCGGCGCATTGTCGCTGTTCAAGGAGAGCGACGCCAGCGTCAGCGGCAAGCGCAACTTCAAGGGCGCGGGCAGCGCCGACCAGGCGAATGCGCTGTCGGGCGAGGTCAGCGTGACCGTTGCCGAAGTCTATCCCAACGGTACGATGCTCGTGCAGGGGCAGAAGCGCGTGACGCTCAACCGGGGCGACGAGTTCATCCAGATCAAGGGGCTAGTCCGGCCGAGCGACATCGATGCGAACAACCGCATCGCCTCGACCCGCGTCGCCGACGCCCGCATTTCCTACACCGGCAAGGGCGATGTCGCCCGCGCCAGCCGGCAGGGGTGGCTCAACCGCTTCTTCCAGGTCATCAGCCCGTTCTGA
- the flgG gene encoding flagellar basal-body rod protein FlgG encodes MGSAAMHIARTGLDAQDMRMRVISNNLANVNTTGFKRDRASFEALAYQVVTAPGSASTSETQYATGLNLGTGVRIQGTARIDTQGSFQTTGNALDLALDGNGFFQVQMPGGQLGYTRAGNFTRSPEGLLVTTEGYQVMPGITIPEGATAITVGTDGTVSATVPGQTEASQVGQIQIAAFPNSAGLQAIGDNFLVETAASGAVNLGIAGQDGRGNIRQGMLEGSNVNVVEELVDMIETQRAYEVNSKMISASDEMLKYVNQNI; translated from the coding sequence ATGGGTTCCGCAGCAATGCACATCGCGCGCACCGGGCTCGACGCCCAGGACATGCGCATGCGGGTGATCTCGAACAACCTCGCCAACGTCAACACGACGGGCTTCAAGCGCGACCGCGCCTCGTTCGAGGCGCTGGCCTATCAGGTCGTCACCGCGCCCGGCTCGGCGAGCACCTCGGAGACGCAATATGCCACGGGCCTGAACCTCGGCACCGGCGTGCGCATCCAGGGCACCGCGCGGATCGACACCCAGGGCTCGTTCCAGACCACCGGCAACGCGCTCGACCTGGCGCTCGACGGCAACGGCTTCTTCCAGGTGCAGATGCCCGGCGGCCAGCTCGGCTATACCCGCGCCGGCAACTTCACGCGTAGCCCCGAGGGGCTGCTGGTGACCACCGAGGGCTATCAGGTGATGCCCGGCATCACGATCCCCGAGGGGGCGACCGCGATCACCGTCGGCACCGACGGCACCGTCTCGGCCACCGTCCCCGGCCAGACCGAGGCGTCGCAGGTCGGCCAGATCCAGATCGCCGCCTTCCCCAATTCGGCGGGGCTCCAGGCGATCGGCGACAATTTCCTGGTCGAGACCGCGGCCAGCGGCGCGGTCAATCTCGGCATCGCCGGGCAGGACGGCCGCGGCAATATCCGCCAGGGCATGCTCGAGGGCTCGAATGTCAACGTCGTCGAGGAGCTGGTCGACATGATCGAGACCCAGCGCGCCTATGAGGTCAATTCGAAGATGATCTCGGCGTCCGATGAGATGCTCAAATATGTCAACCAGAACATCTGA